Proteins encoded within one genomic window of Panicum virgatum strain AP13 chromosome 1N, P.virgatum_v5, whole genome shotgun sequence:
- the LOC120656219 gene encoding prohibitin-3, mitochondrial-like: MAGGGQAAVSFLTRIAKVAAGIGVAASAASTSLYTVDGGERAVIFDRMRGVLPGTESEGTHFRVPFLQKPFIFDIRTRPHSFASTSGTKDLQMVSLTLRVLSRPDVDHLPEIFTSLGLEYDEKVLPSIGNEVLKAVVAQFNADQLLTERPHVSALVRESLTQRAREFNIVLDDVAITHLAYGPEFAQAVEKKQVAQQEAERSRFLVARAEQERRAAIVRAEGESEAARLISEATTTAGNGLIELRRIEAAKEIAGVLARSPNVSYIPAGDNGQMLLGLNAAR; this comes from the coding sequence ATGGCAGGCGGCGGGCAGGCGGCGGTGTCGTTCCTGACGCGGATTGCGAAGGTGGCTGCGGGGATCGGCGTGGCGGCGTCCGCGGCCTCCACGTCCCTCTACACGGTGGACGGCGGGGAGCGCGCCGTCATCTTCGACCGCATGCGCGGCGTGCTCCCGGGGACGGAGTCGGAGGGCACCCACTTCCGCGTCCCCTTCCTCCAGAAGCCCTTCATCTTCGACATCCGCACCCGCCCCCACAGCTTCGCCTCCACCTCCGGCACCAAGGACCTCCAGATGGTCAGCCTCACGCTCCGCGTCCTCTCGCGCCCCGACGTCGACCACCTCCCGGAGATCTTCACCTCCCTCGGCCTCGAGTACGACGAGAAGGTCCTCCCCTCCATCGGCAACGAGGTGCTCAAGGCCGTCGTCGCGCAGTTCAACGCCGACCAGCTCCTCACCGAGCGCCCCCACGTCTCCGCGCTCGTCCGCGAGTCCCTCACCCAGCGCGCCCGCGAGTTCAACATCGTCCTCGACGACGTCGCCATCACCCACCTCGCCTACGGGCCGGAGTTCGCGCAGGCCGTCGAGAAGAAGCAGGTCGCGCAGCAGGAGGCCGAGCGCTCCAGGTTCCTCGTCGCGCGCGCCGAGCAGGAGAGGCGCGCCGCCATCGTCCGCGCCGAGGGGGAGAGCGAGGCCGCGCGCCTCATCTCTGAGGCCACGACAACCGCGGGCAACGGCCTGATCGAGCTCAGGAGGATCGAGGCGGCCAAGGAGATCGCCGGCGTGCTGGCGCGCTCGCCCAACGTCTCCTACATTCCCGCCGGGGACAACGGCCAGATGCTGCTCGGGCTCAACGCCGCCCGGTGA
- the LOC120656220 gene encoding atherin-like has product MDPASEELERRTRYLSSLIRRTKLGAAPAPAPLPVPEPEAAAPNPEPEPEPAVGRRGEVKPALAAVEEEEKRGLRGEGGGAKGKEIKAKVEGGLKEEGGARKVSVRVRAADMALPLQRRAVRLACEAIAAMPRLDSKRLALALKKEFDTAYGPAWHCIVGTSFGSYVTHSLGGFLYFSVDKAYILLFRTAVEPLGHP; this is encoded by the exons atgGATCCGGCGTCCGAGGAGCTCGAGCGCCGCACCCGCTACCTCAGCTCGCTCATCCGCCGCACCAAGCTCGGAGCCGCCCCGGCGCCCGCTCCTCTTCCCGTGCCGGAGCCCGAGGCGGCGGCACCGAACCctgagccggagccggagcccgccGTCGGGAGGCGCGGGGAAGTCAAGCCTGCGCTGGCGGCGGTGGAAGAGGAGGAGAAGCGGGGGCTCagaggggagggcggcggcgccaaggGGAAAGAGATCAAGGCGAAAGTTGAGGGGGGTctcaaggaggagggcggcgccagGAAGGTGTCGGTGCGGGTGCGGGCGGCCGACATGGCCCTGCCGCTGCAGCGCCGCGCCGTCCGGCTCGCCTGCGAGGCCATCGCCGCCATGCCGCGCCTCGACAGCAAGCGCCTCGCGCTCGCGCTCAAGAAG GAATTTGACACAGCATATGGCCCTGCTTGGCATTGCATTGTTGGAACAAGCTTTGGTTCCTATGTGACTCACTCATTGGGAGGTTTCTTGTACTTCTCAGTGGACAAGGCCTATATTCTTCTCTTCAGAACCGCTGTTGAGCCATTAGGCCATCCATGA
- the LOC120654129 gene encoding non-specific lipid transfer protein GPI-anchored 7-like encodes MRRCARLVHLFLLLVLAGGAGASSRLAGGAPGSAGAPDGFPACLEELLPCTAYLKTAKHPSQTCCTAMHNAAATEMPCLCRLFANPELLSDFNVTQDQMFRLPARCGLPVGCRAGATAAHDPVVEAPPPPPAGTHHHQHGASPRSSEFWSVWRVAALVVLGQMVPVAAVF; translated from the exons atgcgTCGGTGCGCGCGCCTCGtccacctcttcctcctcctcgtcctcgctggcggcgccggcgcctcctcccgccTAGCCGGCGGCGCCCCGGGCTCGGCGGGCGCCCCGGACGGCTTCCCCGCGTGCCTGGAGGAGCTGCTCCCCTGTACGGCGTACCTCAAGACGGCCAAGCACCCCTCGCAGACGTGCTGCACCGCCATGCACAACGCCGCGGCGACGGAGATGCCGTGCCTCTGCCGCCTCTTCGCCAACCCGGAGCTGCTCAGCGACTTCAACGTCACCCAGGACCAGATGTTCCGGCTCCCCGCGCGCTGCGGCCTGCCCGTCGGCTGCCGCGCCGGGGCCACCGCCGCCCACGACCCAG TCGtggaagcgccgccgccgccgcccgccgggacgcaccaccaccagcacggCGCCTCGCCGAGGAGCAGCGAGTTCTGGAGCGTCTGGCGCGTGGCCGCATTGGTGGTTTTGGGCCAAATGGTGCCAGTGGCTGCGGTATTCTAG